The genomic interval GGCTCGGTCGCTCTGTCCTCGGCGCCGACCTGCCAAGAGCCCCGGGCTCGGGTTATTGACTGGACCACGCTCGGCGCCTGCGGAGTCGCCGAAATGGCAGTTTCGTAATTCACAGCCGCCGGGGCGGTGCCACGAAGCCGCTAGGACAAATAATACTGTGGCATCGTTCTATCGAAGCATAGTATCAAGGCTCTGTCATCGACAATACAAATCCAAATATGCCGTAAATTTTTATATTTTAAGCCAATTTTTGATCTTTTGCGCAATGACGCGTTCCGGCTTTAGACGCGCCAACGTCAAAATCTCCTCCCCCGACCGGCACGCCGATGCGGGCGGCGGAAACCGCGGTCTCGCGTCTCCGGACGGCCCCTACCCGCCGCGTATGCTACTCGCGGCGAGCGCGGGGGGCGAGCGGGCCTCTCCTCGCGAGCGCCGCCGGCGAGAGGCGAAATTTCTGAAATGCGGATGCTCTTTTTGATAAACGACTCGATTGCGCGAATTCCGCGCTTCTCATTCGGGAGCGCGAAGGAGATCGCGTGTCCTGCAGCTCCGGCGCGGGCCGTGCGGCCTATCCGGTGCACATAGTCCTCCGACTGCGCCGGTAGATCGTAATTCAACACGAGCTCAATCCCCTGGACGTCAATCCCGCGCGAGGCGATATCGGTCGCGACGAGCACGCGGTATTTCCCGATCTTGAAGCCGTCGAGCGCATCCCGCCGCTGCCCGAGGGAGCGGTTCGAGTGGAGCTCTGCGCACGTCTCTCCTGCTCCACGAATCATTCGCGCCAAACGGCTCGCGCCATACTTCGTTCGCGTGAAGACGAGCACCGAGCCGCCTCGCTCTGCGAGCACCTTCAGGAGCTGCCGCGGCTTTTCCTCTCTTCCAACCACGAAAATCTCCTGACTTACGCGCTCGACCGTAGTGCCGGACGGAGCGATTTCGATCCGCACCGGAAACTGCATATAGTCTGTCGCAATGCGCATAATCGCGGAAGAGAGCGTCGCGGAAAAGAGCATGGTTTGGCGCTTGGCAGGAACGGCAGAGAGGATCGTCTTCATCTGCGGCAAAAAGCCCATATCGAGCATCCGATCCGCCTCGTCGAGCACGAGCACTCGCACGCTCTGAAGCCCGAGTGTCTTCTGCCGCAGGTGGTCAATCAGCCGCCCGGGCGTTACGACGAGGATGTGGGGACGGCTCCGAAGCTCCCTCATTTGCGGCCCCATTGATTGCCCGCCGATGAGCACCGCGCTGCGAAGACCCGCACTCCTGCCGACGCTCTGCAGTTGCTCATTTACCTGGAGCGCGAGCTCCCGCGTCGGCACCACCACAAGCCCTTGCCCCTTCTCGCGCGCGAGGGTTTGGAGCATGGGGATGCCGAACGCAAGGGTCTTCCCGGTGCCGGTCTGCGCAATGCCGACGATGTCCTTCCCCTCAATCGCGATCGGAATCGACTGACTCTGGATCGGCGTCGGCGAGACGTAGCCGAGCCCGTCGAGCGCAGCTAAAAGTCCCGGGGCGATCCCGAGACCGTAGAATGTCACCTGTGTATTCTGTTGTACTTGTTCGGTTTCCGTCATTGTCTTAAATATTGCTTTGAGTTTTTCGTTTGGAATTTCGAAAAATTTTGGCGTGGTATCTCCCTCTTCGAGATTGCGCCCTATCTTTTTTGAAAAACTCACTGAGTCAAGACTAGCATAAAATATATATACTGTCAAGTGATTTGACGGCAACGACGTATAATCCAAAATACGGCTCTATTGAGTCGTTAAAAGAACGTGCTGCATTACTCAAAATACTCGGGGCGGTTGTCTCGCATCCACTCGAGGATCTGGCGCATGACGAACACGCCGCCGACGGTGTTATGCGATGGGCCACTCTCCATGAGGACAGTGAACGCGAATCGTGGACGCTCAAAGGGCGCAAACCCAAGCACCCACGAGTTAACGCGCTCCTTGCTGATGCCGAGCTGCGCCGTGCCGGTCTTTGCCGCAACCCGCACCCCTCTGAGTGAGAGTCCCTGGGCCGTGCCGTACTCCACGGCAGCCCGCATTCCCTCGCGTACGACGATCAAGTCATTTGCGGCGAACCCGAGATCGCGCGCGAGAGCGTTCGCCGTCTGGGGTGCACCACTTCCTGTGAGATGAGCGCCTGTTGCCTCGCTACCGCGAGAGGCGCGCAGTGTCGGCGTAAGAAGCTGCCCGCCGTTTGCAAGCGCCGCGGTCGCGCGCACAACTGAGAGCGGCGTCACTTGCACCCCATACTGCCCGATCGCGGTATTGTAGGTATCGCCAATGCGCCATGGCTCACCCGCAAAGTGCTCCGCTTTCCACTCCGGGTTCGGGATCGTGCCGCTCTCCTCCCCTGAGAGTTCGATGCCTGTCGGCTCGCCGATACCAAACCGCCGCAGCGTACGCTCAATCCCCGCAATCCCGAGCCCCCTCTGTCCGCCATACCCGCCGCCGATCTCGTAAAAATAAACATTCGACGAAACCGCGATCGCGCGTCGCATGTCAGTAGCGCCGTGCGCCTTCCAGTCGAGAAAGACACTCGGCCTTGAAGGGTCGAACGGATTCGGCACAGTGAGCGAGCCGGTGCTCACAATCAGAGTCCCCGGCGAGATGACGCCCGCGTCGAGCGCGCCGAGCGCGAGAAATGGCTTCACGATAGAACCCGGCGCGTAAAGCCCGCTCACCGCCCTGTTGAGAAACGGCGCGTGCGGGTCAGAACGATATCGTTCAATAGTCGTCGTTGAACGGTCATTCGTGAGCGCCTCCGAGCTGTATTCTGGAAAACTCACGAGAGCGAGCACCTCGCCGCTCGTAGAGTCCATGATAACGCCGGCGCCTCCCTGAAACCCGTACTCTGCCGCCGTCGCGGCAATCGTCCCGTAGAGCTTCTCTTGGAGCTCCGCGTCAACCGAGAGCTTCACGCCCGATCCATCCTTTAGTTCAGAAAAAATGCTCGAGGAGACCACCGCGCCGAGTGCATCCACCTCGACAATCCGCCGCCCGTTCTGTCCCGTAAGAGTGCTGTTAAACGTCGCCTCAACGCCGGCTTCCCCCACAAAATCTTCACGGTAGAAAAATCCTGCCGCGTCACGCGAGGGATAGTTCACGTAACCCAAGAGATGCGCAAATCCAGCTCGTGTCGTGAAGCGGCGCTCGGCGAAGGCCTCCGTGCCGGTCGCATTCCATGCAAGTGCCTCCCCACGGCGGCTATAGAGGAGACCCCGTTCAGAAAAAACGACGGCGTGACGCAGCCGATTCTCCTCGCTCTCTTCGGCGTAGGCAGAGCCGTCCGCGATCTGAAGCCGCCACGCACGCAGTAGAAATATCGAACCGATCGCACAAAAAAGCACCCCGAGGACGAGGAGGCTTTTGCGGCCGAGTGGTCGCTCCAGGCGCCCTTCAAACTGCGCCGTATCGAACTGCGGAAGATTTTTCGAATCGAGAAAAATTTCGTCCGGCGCAATCTCGCGGTAACGGCGAGAGATTCTTTTTTGAAAAAATATGTGCATTTCCTAACTGGCGGAGGGGGTGGGATAGAACTATTTGGAAACCCACGGTTTTGGAACAGCTCACTCGCTCCGCTCGTTCGCTGCCTTCCTCCACGGGGAACTCCCGTTCCCCGACCCCCTCCCGTTCAAATCCCACCCCCTCGGCAAAATATGCTCGCTTCGCTCGGTATTTTGCGGTACCTTTTGGTTAAAATCCGAACCTACTTTGACGAACATCCGGACGAGGAGTAATACCACGGCTCCGGGTGCGCCTTGCGGCGCACCCGCAAAACAGAGAAACTCTCTCCTTATTTTTTGAATTTTTAAGCTCGGGCGCGTTTGAATAGATGCTCCCAGATTATATTTCCATCGCCACATATATACCGACTCCTTGCACAATTAAAAACCGTATATATAATTATGATATGGTATCACAAAAAAGGAAATTTTTATTTGTCTTCCTTATTCTTTTGTTTGCCGGAATAGGCGGCCTGATTTTTGCCCGATTTCCGGTATCGCGTATATTCGGGGTTAATTCAACATTCCCCGGCGTATCCCCATCCTCCACTCCATCAACGGGAGTCGCTGCCCCGGTTGCATCACCAACTCCGCTGCCGACCACGCCAACTCCGCCGGAGAGTATCGGCAAAACTCCACGCGGGGTTTTTGTCCTCATCGGGCGAGCAGCAACTCCCGCCGCAGTGCTTGCAAACCCTTCTATCGCCGGGCTTGTATTCAACCGTCAGTGGGAACTCATCGAAACCAGCAAAGGCACCTATGACTGGGGTGGCCTTGACAGCCAGATATCCCAAGCAGCCGCAGCTGGAAAAATGGTACGAATTGGTATTGCCATCGGCGGACAACATACCCCCAAATGGGTATTTGACGAGGGAGTCACGACCATTTCATTCATTGACCGGAATGAATTCCACCAGGATACATACAATACGTCAGTTGAGATTCCACTGTTCTGGGATCCAACATACCTTGCTCTTAAGAAAGCATTTATTGAAGTTGCAGGCGCACGGTACAACAAGAACCCAGATGTTCACCTGGTGACTGCGGCTTGCGTAAATCCAAATACCGATGACTGGGTGCTCCCAGCTCGGACAGCAAAAGACATTCAGGACTGGAAGAATGCCGGGTATTCCAGTGACAAAATCATTGATGCGTGTAAGCAAATCATGGATGCCACCGTTGCCGCATTTCCCAATAAAACAATTTTTATGGCAGTCGGGCCGATCCCTGCCGGGCTGGATTCAGATCCCGATTATGCCGAGAAAGCGGTTTTGGAATACGCACGGACAACATACCCCGGCAGGTTCCTGTTCGGAAATGGCGCCCTCTCCGCCAAAACCCCGGATCCCGAAAAAGACCAGAATCTTCCGGCACGATGGCAGCTCTTGTATGCTCATCGGCCGAATATCGGCCTGCAAATGCTCTGGACGGCAAGCGACACAAATTCCTGCAGAATGAACGCAAGAAAATCCCCCTGCGATCCCGTAGAGGTCTTGAGAACCGCTGTAATGATCGGAGCGCACTATCAAAGCCAACTGCAGGAAATCTATCTGCAGGATGCATTGAATCCCGCATTGCAGGCAGTTATTAAAGAAGCTGCCACAATACTCGCTGCGGTTCCGGCACCATAAATGCAGGAGCGATATGATGAATATTCGGAAAAATCGGAAAATAAAATCCGCTGAACGGTCTAGCGGATTATTTACTGACTTGGACAGTCAATTACCAAAATATTTCCCTGAAACTTTCCCCACCAGGTAAAAAATAAGTTTTTTCTTAAATTCCGCCGCGTCCGAGCTTAAAAATTCAAAAAAATGAAGAGAGAGTTTCTCTGTTTTGTGGATGTGCCGCAAGACGTACCCGGCGCTGTGGTATTACTCCTCGTCCGGATGTTCATCAAAGTAGGTTCGGATTTTAACCAAAAGGTACCGCAAAATACCGAGCGGAGCGAGCATATTTTGCGGAGGGGGTGGGATTCGAACC from bacterium carries:
- a CDS encoding DEAD/DEAH box helicase, with protein sequence MTETEQVQQNTQVTFYGLGIAPGLLAALDGLGYVSPTPIQSQSIPIAIEGKDIVGIAQTGTGKTLAFGIPMLQTLAREKGQGLVVVPTRELALQVNEQLQSVGRSAGLRSAVLIGGQSMGPQMRELRSRPHILVVTPGRLIDHLRQKTLGLQSVRVLVLDEADRMLDMGFLPQMKTILSAVPAKRQTMLFSATLSSAIMRIATDYMQFPVRIEIAPSGTTVERVSQEIFVVGREEKPRQLLKVLAERGGSVLVFTRTKYGASRLARMIRGAGETCAELHSNRSLGQRRDALDGFKIGKYRVLVATDIASRGIDVQGIELVLNYDLPAQSEDYVHRIGRTARAGAAGHAISFALPNEKRGIRAIESFIKKSIRISEISPLAGGAREERPARPPRSPRVAYAAGRGRPETRDRGFRRPHRRAGRGRRF
- a CDS encoding penicillin-binding transpeptidase domain-containing protein; this translates as MHIFFQKRISRRYREIAPDEIFLDSKNLPQFDTAQFEGRLERPLGRKSLLVLGVLFCAIGSIFLLRAWRLQIADGSAYAEESEENRLRHAVVFSERGLLYSRRGEALAWNATGTEAFAERRFTTRAGFAHLLGYVNYPSRDAAGFFYREDFVGEAGVEATFNSTLTGQNGRRIVEVDALGAVVSSSIFSELKDGSGVKLSVDAELQEKLYGTIAATAAEYGFQGGAGVIMDSTSGEVLALVSFPEYSSEALTNDRSTTTIERYRSDPHAPFLNRAVSGLYAPGSIVKPFLALGALDAGVISPGTLIVSTGSLTVPNPFDPSRPSVFLDWKAHGATDMRRAIAVSSNVYFYEIGGGYGGQRGLGIAGIERTLRRFGIGEPTGIELSGEESGTIPNPEWKAEHFAGEPWRIGDTYNTAIGQYGVQVTPLSVVRATAALANGGQLLTPTLRASRGSEATGAHLTGSGAPQTANALARDLGFAANDLIVVREGMRAAVEYGTAQGLSLRGVRVAAKTGTAQLGISKERVNSWVLGFAPFERPRFAFTVLMESGPSHNTVGGVFVMRQILEWMRDNRPEYFE
- a CDS encoding beta-galactosidase, which codes for MVSQKRKFLFVFLILLFAGIGGLIFARFPVSRIFGVNSTFPGVSPSSTPSTGVAAPVASPTPLPTTPTPPESIGKTPRGVFVLIGRAATPAAVLANPSIAGLVFNRQWELIETSKGTYDWGGLDSQISQAAAAGKMVRIGIAIGGQHTPKWVFDEGVTTISFIDRNEFHQDTYNTSVEIPLFWDPTYLALKKAFIEVAGARYNKNPDVHLVTAACVNPNTDDWVLPARTAKDIQDWKNAGYSSDKIIDACKQIMDATVAAFPNKTIFMAVGPIPAGLDSDPDYAEKAVLEYARTTYPGRFLFGNGALSAKTPDPEKDQNLPARWQLLYAHRPNIGLQMLWTASDTNSCRMNARKSPCDPVEVLRTAVMIGAHYQSQLQEIYLQDALNPALQAVIKEAATILAAVPAP